A region of the Peredibacter starrii genome:
CTTATTATTAAATTCTTTGATCGCCTGAGTAGACTCGATCTTTTGATCGATATACTCATCCTGACTATCAAGTAACTTCTCAGTTTGGTTTGTCAGCTTTCCAAGGTCTTTCGCCTTTTCTTTATTCAGCTGAGTGCCCATCTTTTGCTTTTTGAGCTCTCCGCGAATTTGCTCTAACTCGCCATCTGTAACCGGTTTATCTTCTGCAAGATAACCATCAACGTTAATTGGGGCCGAATTTAAAACTTGCTCTTCGCCCTGCTGAGCATAGGCAGAGGCAAAGCTCAAAGCTAATGCCAATACCAATAGGTTTCTTGATTTCATACACTCCTCCTCGAAAGGAAATGACAATTTGCGTCAACTATAGAGGAAATGTGTGGAGGTCGGAAGGCAAACTGGCCTGGAAGGTAAAAATTACACTCAGTGTCAAAAATATTTTCTATTTAAATTAGCTGGTAACGACAATACTTACACTTAGGATCTTGGTCGAACGTATTCTTCAATATATTCAACTGCTTACCGATAACGCTATTCGGGTTTTCAATAAGATAGTCCTTCATTTTTTTCGTAAAAATGATCCCAATGGTAATGGAAACCGTTAATACCAGGAGGTACTCGATGGCGGTCTGACCTTTTTTATTGCGGATAAAACGAAGCATGGATCTATTATAACTCAGTTTGCTTCCACGCCATAGCATAGGGCCAAAAGTCCCAGGGAACGGTACCTGAATGGACCCCAGTACTCAAAACCCTCAATAACTCGATCCCCGACTGAAATATCCATTGGCAACTTTGTAAGGACCGGGCCTTCACTTTTTCGATCTAAGCGAAGTGGTCGAAGATCTAGGGTCGTACCGCCAAATTGAGTGGACTCATTCGACCCTTTCTCAAAAGGCATAAATTCCGAATCTACCTGGAAGGCCTCAGTGAGCGCCTTATCATAGAATGCAGATTTAGATCCTGGTAGCTCTGGATATGGCCAGTGATAATAAGAAAGATCATTCCCTTTAGCCATCACTCGATAAGGTCTCTCCGATCCGAGAAGATCAGAATTGGCCATGAATGTGAGTGAAGTTGGTGGGAATGGGGCCGTATTTCGTTTAACCGGCGCCATCTGAGACTTTCTAAATAATGAGTAAGGAGAACGAAGCGTAAATGGCACTTCTTCTGGAAGATGAGAGAAGAATAGAACTCTGTCCCCGGAGATCACACCTTCAAAACTCGCCAGAAGTAGGTTCTCAAATTTATGCTCATGCATTTGCCAGAACTGAACCGAACTCTCTTTGTAGTCTCCCCCTAAGAGTGTAAGGCGACGTTTCAACTGAGTGGTCAGGAAAAAATCCTGCAAACGATAAATGGGAGACAACAAACGGAAGAAATAAAACGGAAGCTCTTCCGGTAGTAATTTTGTTTTTAGTTTTTCTTCGGCCGAAAGACCAAGAAGATGAAGAAGGCCTGCGAACTTTAAGTTCTTAGAGACATTGTATTCTTCATTCAGAAGTTTTCCGAATCGCTCATACACAGTTTTAAGCCACTTTGGTCCCTGAAGATCAAAACGTTGACCCTTAGTGCGAAGGCTAGATTCAAAACATTGAGTTTCATAGCGACGAAGCTCGGCCATAAAAGAGGCAGTGAAAGCATCGTCTTGCTCAGCATAGACTTGATCTAAATCAGTAGCATCAATAAATTCAGGATATTTTCTTAGAACTTCTTTAAGGTTTGATAGCGGAGAGGCCCCTAACTTCAAACGTGCAGATTCGGTCGCAAATTCAATCTTCGCAGGAATGAGAAATTGTCTTAGGTCCAAAAGCTCCGGAACATCAAACTTCTTACCAATACGTAAAAGGGCGAGGATCTCCATTTCAGAAAGAAAATGGCCGGGATAATTTTCCACCGAAAAACGTTTATCATCGATCAGAAGTGTTGAACGATCACGGTGAAGAGAAATGATACCTCTCACAAGAGACATCAGGCTCATACCCACCAGAATTTCCTGATAACGATTCTTTAACATGAGATCACTTGCTCCCGCGCCTTCTGATAACTCTTAAACATTGAATCAAGCATAGCATGACTTCCTTCCTGCTGGTTGGTATTCAGCCAGTTCAGAAACTGTTCCGGAGTATTCACCTCGGTCATTTTATCCATATCAAGGGCCACATCATATTCAGTCGAACGGTGATGGAACGGCCCACAGCTGATCTTTGACGATCCGGCCACAAGCGGCTCAAGGACTGAGTGAATACTCCCTTCAAACCCTCCCCCCACATAGCTTCTTCCAAAATCAGAATAAAGCTCGCAGAGAATACCTTTCTTATTCACTAGAATAGTTTGTGAACTTTTATAAGTTTGGGTCTGGTTATTAATCTCAAACACCGGACGACCAAGATTATCCAGACCTTCTCTGAAAAGGTTCAGGATCTCATCACTTAATTGATGAGGCACAACCACGAGAAACACATCCTCCGGTAGATCACGCAGAAGAAAGAGGTCACTTGGCCAGGCATTCCCAACGATCAAACGTTTTTCACGAGGGATGAGATTAATGTGAGTATAAAAATCCGGATAAAGGTTAAAATGAGACTGGAACTTCTCTACTCGTCCATCCATGCGCCGACGGATCTGTTCCACTCTGAAGTCATACACAACCCCAGGGAACCCCATCTTTCTTCCCTCTTCTTCATCTTGTGAAGACGCATAAACGATGGTCTTAGCATTTTTTAGAAAGAGTTTTTTCCAGAACGAAGCGGATTTTCCACGGCTGCGTTCTTTCTTAAATGTCATCCATACCAGTTTGAGCTCATGATCTTTTTTAAGACTCCAAAGAAGTAACTCAGGGAGAAGATCATAACGAACCATAATGAGGGTCTTAGCAGTTACCCAACAGCTAAATGATCGACGAGCAATGGGAAAGAGTCTTACCAACGGATAGCGAAGGTAGCGAATCTGTTGCGGGTATTGGCCAGCGAGCTGCATGATCGCCTTCTCAACACTTGGTGAGAAAAAAACGAGTTCAATTTTCTTTCCTGCGGCCAAAGCATCAGAGATAAGAGGAGCGACCTGCTGATACTCTCCTTCCGAAGAGAACTCAAAACATATATCTGCCACGATTCCTTTCTCTCGAAAAGAATGGGCCAGAGATTCAAACTTGTTTCTTTTTTCAAAACGCTCACGTTCTTCAACTTTAGAGTTCCAGAACATAAGAAGCGAAATCAGTCGAATGAGTGGGAAATAGATAAACCAGAATAAGATCCAAAAAATGATTCTCATTTCATCATTTCCAAAGCGTTGGTTCTAACTTCATCCACCGAAATATCCAGCATGCAGTAAAGCTTATCGCGGTAGCATGGAGTTTTTCCGGTAGTTGAGCAAGGTTTACAGAACATCTCTTTTGAGATGAAACGAGAATTGCTTCCATGAGGAGCAAAACCAAACTTTGGATCAGTTGGCCCAAAGAGAGTTAAGCAAGGCACACCATAGGCCTCAGCAATGTGGTTCATACCGGAATCGTTACCGATACAAAGTTTCGCGTGGGCAAGCACACTCATACTTTGCTTCAAAGAGGTCTTTCCTTGAAGATTATGCAAACGATCAGATTGAATTTCTTTGAAGACTTCACAGAACTTATCATCTGGTCCGGCAAGGATCACATAATGATACGGAGTCTCTTCTAAAAGTTTTTTGGCAAGTTCCACAAAAGACTCAACCGGCCAGCGCTTGTATAAAAACGATGCCGACGGTGCGAGTACAACATACTCTCCAGGAATCGGGTAAACCGGAAGTTCTGAAAGGGATGTAAGTTCTTGATGAGGACCTTTTCTAAAATCCACCGTACGGCGTTTTGCGCGAGTGTCCCCAAAGACTCCTTCAAAATCTTTTAGAATTCTTTCCACCTGAGTTTCAAGGCCAAAAAATTTGCTATTAAAAAGGCGCTTTAATTTTACGCTTTTGATCTTAGTCAGAAGAAATCTTTCCCAACGGCGCTTATCTACCGTAAGGGCCGGAATGTTCCAGTAAGTCAGTTTTAAACGAAACGAGCGAAGAGTCGCATGAAGATCCAGGATAAGATCAATTGGTTCCTTGTTATCAAGATCATCGATCTTTTTAACCAGGTCCTTCCACTTCTCACCTTTTCGACGATCAAAACCAATCACGTGGTTTACTTCTGGATGAGTATCAAGAAGCGAGACAAACTCCTGGGCCGTGACAAAAGTAAACTTCGCCTCGGGACCTAAGAGGGCCCGTAGCCAATTGATGGTAGCTGTCTGAAGGACCACGTCCCCCATACTGGAGAAGCGGACTAGAAGAATATGCATTGGGAAATTATAGACTACAGCCCCATGAAGATGAAAGGCTGATTTTCAGTTTGCTGCTTTTTAAAACCTTGCTGATTATAACTCTCACGGAATTTGAGATAGCGCTCCCAGTTCTTTTTGCCATGAAGTTGTTCTAACTTGGCGTGAAAGGCCTCTTCCATGTCAATCATCTGGCGGCGTTCTTTGAAACTGAGCTCCCTCA
Encoded here:
- a CDS encoding glycosyltransferase family 9 protein, with the translated sequence MHILLVRFSSMGDVVLQTATINWLRALLGPEAKFTFVTAQEFVSLLDTHPEVNHVIGFDRRKGEKWKDLVKKIDDLDNKEPIDLILDLHATLRSFRLKLTYWNIPALTVDKRRWERFLLTKIKSVKLKRLFNSKFFGLETQVERILKDFEGVFGDTRAKRRTVDFRKGPHQELTSLSELPVYPIPGEYVVLAPSASFLYKRWPVESFVELAKKLLEETPYHYVILAGPDDKFCEVFKEIQSDRLHNLQGKTSLKQSMSVLAHAKLCIGNDSGMNHIAEAYGVPCLTLFGPTDPKFGFAPHGSNSRFISKEMFCKPCSTTGKTPCYRDKLYCMLDISVDEVRTNALEMMK
- a CDS encoding Flp family type IVb pilin; this encodes MLRFIRNKKGQTAIEYLLVLTVSITIGIIFTKKMKDYLIENPNSVIGKQLNILKNTFDQDPKCKYCRYQLI